Part of the Posidoniimonas polymericola genome, AGCAAATGGCCAACTCTAGCGTGGCTAACGGTTGGGCCGCGTTTGGGGCCAACCTCGGCCTCCGCTGGGTCTGCGCTGGGCCTGGCGGTTTTCCTGCGCGACTTTGCCAAGATCTCCCCCAGGCGGGCGAAGTCCCAATCGAATAAGCTAGACAGCCAGCCCCCGACCCCTCCACACAGGCCAACCATATGCTCCCCATGCTCGCCCAAGAAGCCTCGCTCGCCGAGCAGGTCTCCATGAACGGGAGCCTCACCCCGGACCAGGTCTTCGTGCTGCTGATCGTCGGCATCGGCTGCGTGACGGCGGCGCTGATTGTGGTGTTCTGCGTCTTCTCGGGTCTGGTCGCCTCGCTGCAGAAGAGCCGGATGGAGATCGACCTGAAGCACGAGATGCTCGACCGCGGCATGTCGGCCGACGAGATCGCCACCGTGGTCAAGGCGAGCAAGCCGACCGACTTCCTCGAGCGGCTGGCCGACCGCCGGCGGTGCTAGTGTTCTTTCCTGCAGCAGGTGCTCTAGGCCCGGCGTTTACGCCGGGTCGTGGGAGTCGCTATCACCCCATCAGGCCCGTTCACGGGCCTTCCGTCCCGGCGGCTTGAGCCCGTTGGCCCTGCTGGAGCCCCGTGAACGGGGCTCCAGCAGCGGAGTGTGACCAGGCAAACCCCGGCATGAATGCCGGGGCTAATCGTGCCGGGGATCCAACACGGCAGGTGTTTTCTCGGCTTTTTTCAGAATCGCCGCGGTTCGATCGGCGATAATCGGCCTCGGTACAGGTAGCGGCAAGGGTTCCAAACGCCGCGACGCACCCTGGAGAGCCCGATGCCGACCACTGCCAGACGCCTGCTGACCAGCGCGCGGACACGCCGCACCACCGCCAGCCCGATCTCCGCGACCGACGGCGAGCTGTTGATGCGGTTCCGCCGCGGCGGCGACCCCCAAGCCCTGGCCGAGATCCTCGACCGCCACGCCGCGATGGTGTGGGGCGTCTGCCGCAACGTGCTGCACCGCGAGGCCGACGCGCAGGACGCGTTCCAGGCGACCTTCCTGATCCTGCTCCGCCGCGCCGACAGCATCCGGGCGAGCGAGTCGGCCGCTGGCTGGCTGTACCGGGTCGCCCTCCGCGCGGCGTGTGACGCCCGCCGCGCCCGGCTGCGCCGCCGCGAGGCGCCGCTCGACGACGAGCCGCTGCAGCCCGAGCCGGCGTTCCCCGACATCGAGCGCCGGCAACTTTCCGCCGCGCTGATGGAGGAGCTGCGTGCTCTTCCTGACAAGTACCAGACGCCGCTCGTGCTGCGGTACCTAGAAGGCCTCAGCCGCCAGGAGATCGCCGACCAGCTCGACACCACGGTCGCCACCGTGCAGGGCCAGCTGGTCCGCGGCAAGCGGCAGCTCCGCTCGCGGCTGATCCGCCGCGGCGTGTCGCTCTCGGTGGCGATGGGCGTGCTGGCCGCCAGCCGCCCGGCCGAGGCGGCGCCGGTCGGCCCGGTGCTCAGCTCCGGCGGCGCGATCGCGTCGCACTCGGTGATCGTCCAACAACTGACCCTCAGCGGAGCCCGCTCGATGATGATGGCAGCCTACGCCAAGCCCCTGGCCGTCGCCGCGACGATCGCGATCGCCGCGTTGGTGGCCACTGCCGAAGACCAATCAACCCTAGCGTCAAACGCTGTGGCGGGGCCCGCGTCGAATCTCACCGTGCAACTCGACGCCACGCCGGTGGATGCCGACGAAGGGGCTTCGGTCGCCATGACGCTACCCGCGGCGCCGATCGTCGAGGCGGACGCTGCCGAACCCGTCGACGCCACGCCCGTCGCCGTCACTCAAGCCGAACCCACCGGCGCCAATCGAGACGCCGACCAAGACGCAGCCGCTCCGCAGCAGGAACTCGTCGACGTGTACCGCCACTTGGTCGAAATGGTCCGCCAGCAGCACGAGCAGGGAGTCGCGTCCACACTCGCACTGCTCACGGCCGAACGGCGTTACGCCTCGGCCGTGGCAGAGCTGCACCAGATCCACGGTGAGCGAGAGGAGGCACTTCGCCAGCTCAAGGTCGCGGTCGACCTAGCGGAGCGGCGTTCGGAACTAATGCAACATGCCGCCCAGTCGGGCGAGCCGGCGAGCATCGACGACCAGTTTGACGCCGCCGAGCAGCTGACGCGGGCGAAGCAGGCGTTGGTGGCGGCCCAGCAGCAAATGGTCGCTAACGCCGAGGCCCTCGAGGCCCAAGCCCGGGCGGTAGAGATGCAGCGGCGGATGGGGGAGTTGCAGAACCAATCGGCGGAACTGCGGGAGACGAACCCCAAGCAACCGTCGTCGGCAAGGCAGGCAGAGGATATGGAGTTGCTCGCCGCCTTGGCGGCGGATTCGAAGTACCAGTACCTACAGCAAAAAAAGCAGTCTTACGAGCAGTACTTGGCGGACATGAAAGCAATGAGCGGGGTGGGCGAGCACAAGTTCCGCCAGATTCAGAAGCAGGCCGACGCCGTTTCCGATCAGCTTGCGGCGTATCGAGCCCAGTTCGAGGCAGCGCTGCGAGCGAAGGATCTCGGAGGACGCACAGGAAGCGATCCGGAGGGGCGAGAGATTGAAGCGATGCCGGTCGTGCCGGAGCGCGATCAGTACGGGCCCGAATCGACGATGAAGCAGGGGAACTGGAACGCCGAGCACGAACCGTCGGAGCTAGATCCGAAGGGCTGGGCCGTCATCGCTGATCTGCGGCTCGGAGAGCACATGCCGGTGCTGCTGCCCGGCGATCCGCGGCCTCGCCCGCACATGAAGCTCGTCCGCATGGCGGCGAATGGGCACGACGGTCACTTTTCGGCCCTGATGTCGGTTGTCGACCCCGGTACCGACTCAAACGGCCTCGCGGCTAATTTGGGGGGCAACCCAACGAGAGTCGTAGTGCGTGGTGAGGTGTGCGAACTTCGACAACTTGGCCCCGGGTTGCGGCCAGAATCGGCATTGGTCCTGCTGCGCTGCGTGCGGGGGCGCACCAACACGGAACTAGAACAGGCGTTGCCAAACTACATAACGGCGACGATGGTGTTGACTAGGTCCACGCTTCGGCCGGGAGAGCAGCGACAAGTTGCAAGGCTCGAAGAACAACTCCAGGATACACAACGTCAATCCGACCGCGCTCGACTAGAAGCCGAGCACCAGAGGCAGGTTGCCGAAGAACAGGTTCGAGAGATGCGGAGCCGGCTAGAGGAGCAGGCACGCCAGATCGAGGAGCTCACCAAGCAACTCAAGTTGCAAGCTCCTGGCGATAAACCAGCGCAGCACGATGAGCCGCAGGCAGAAGCGGACCGACCCGCGCTGGAAGATCTTCCGGAGGTCGCCAACTCGAAGGTGTATGTCGTGGGAACCTACAACGGACCGGAGGACAAGCCGCTGGTGGTGCGCGTCACCAAGACAGGCGAGCCGCTCACGGTGGTGCTGAGTTCTTACTACTGGCAGGACTGGAAGCTGGAGGTCGGCGAGGGGGTCGACCTGAAGCGGGTGATCGTGGCTGGCTACAACGAGCAACGCATCGACGGCGTCATCGACGGGTTGCCGGAGGGGGTCCCGTTGGACGTCTACACCTATTTCCCGACCAAGCACGCCCGCAACGATATTCGGCGGCCGGACGGGGTCGAAGACCGCGCCTTCTTCTGGGCCTACAAGGAGCACAGCCCTGAGTACTTCGACCTGGCCGACAAGCTGAGGCAGATCACCGGCCGAGAAATCGAGTCGTTCCAGGGCGACTACACGGCGCAGTCGTTCGAGATCAAGTAGGCCAAGACGCCGGCCCGTTGGTGAAGGATTCCCGCGTGGCGGGCGAAGCGGGCATGGCCCTTGCTAAGGAGGGCAAATTCCTTACCCCGGTAGCCGGTTGTCGACCCGCCCATCGGCGTGATAACTTGGAGCGATTTTACCCGCTCCAGCGGAGGGTCCCTGGGAAGCGTCCCCCCTCTGCCATCCGCCTTCCCCACTGCCGACCGTGCCACGACGCGACGATATCCACAAGATTCTGCTCCTGGGCAGCGGCCCGATTGTCATTGGTCAGGCCTGCGAGTTCGACTATTCCGGCACCCAGGCGTGCAAGGCGCTCCGCGAGGAGGGCTACGAGGTCGTGCTGGTCAACTCGAACCCGGCCACGATCATGACCGACCCGGCGACGGCCGACCGCACCTACATCGAGCCGCTCACCTGGCCGATCGTCGAGAAGATCATCGAGAAGGAGAAACCGGACGCCCTGCTGCCGACCCTCGGCGGGCAGACCGCGCTGAACCTGGCGATGGAGCTCGACCACCACGGCGTGCTCGAGAAGCACGGCGTGGAGATGATCGCGGCCAACGCCGACGTGATCGACAAGGCCGAGAACCGCGAGCGGTTCAAGGCCGCCATGGACAAGCTCGGCCTGGGCGTGTGCAAGGGCAAGACGGTCCAGACCCTCGAGGCGGCCCGCGAGTGGATCGAGCACATCAGCCTGCCGGCTATCATCCGGCCGAGCTTCACAATGGGCGGCTCGGGCGGCGGCATCGCCTACAACCGCCAGGAGTTCGATCAGATGGTCCGCCGCGGGCTGGACCTGTCGCCGACCACCGAGGTGCTGATCGAGGAGTCGATCCTCGGCTGGAAAGAGTTCGAGATGGAGGTGATGCGCGACGCGGACGACAACGTTGTGATCATCTGCGCGATCGAGAACTTCGACGCCATGGGGATCCACACCGGCGACTCAATTACCGTGGCGCCAGCCCAGACGCTCACCGACAAAGAGTATCAGCGGATGCGCGACGCGTCGCTGGCGGTGATCAGGGAGATCGGCGTCGAGACCGGCGGCTCCAACATCCAGTTCGCGATCAACCCCGAGGACGGGCGGATGATCGTGATCGAGATGAACCCCCGCGTGAGCCGCTCGAGCGCGTTGGCGAGCAAGGCGACCGGCTTCCCGATCGCCAAGATCGCCGCCAAGCTGGCGGTCGGCTACCGGCTGCACGAGCTCCCTAACGACATCACCCGCGAGACCACCGCCTGCTTCGAGCCGACGATCGACTACGTCGTGACGAAGATCCCGCGGTTCGCGTTCGAGAAGTTCCCCGACGCCAACGACAAGCTCACCACGCAGATGAAGAGCGTCGGCGAGACCATGGCCATCGGCAGCACGTTCAAGGAGAGCTTCCAGAAGGCGTTGCGGGGGCTGGAGGTCGGCGCGTTCGGCTTCGGCTGCGACCAGTCGGACCTGTGGTACGGACCCAACGGCGAGCCGGGCGAGGAGCGCCCCGACGAGGAGGAGATCCGGGCGCAGTTGGCCTCGGCCGGCCCCGACCGCATCTGGCACGTCCGCTACGCGTTCAAGCTCGGGCTGTCGGTTTCCGAGGTGTTCGAGATCACCGGCATCGACCCCTGGTTCCTCGACAACCTGCACGAGATCGTTGAGACCGAGGACGCGCT contains:
- a CDS encoding sigma-70 family RNA polymerase sigma factor yields the protein MPTTARRLLTSARTRRTTASPISATDGELLMRFRRGGDPQALAEILDRHAAMVWGVCRNVLHREADAQDAFQATFLILLRRADSIRASESAAGWLYRVALRAACDARRARLRRREAPLDDEPLQPEPAFPDIERRQLSAALMEELRALPDKYQTPLVLRYLEGLSRQEIADQLDTTVATVQGQLVRGKRQLRSRLIRRGVSLSVAMGVLAASRPAEAAPVGPVLSSGGAIASHSVIVQQLTLSGARSMMMAAYAKPLAVAATIAIAALVATAEDQSTLASNAVAGPASNLTVQLDATPVDADEGASVAMTLPAAPIVEADAAEPVDATPVAVTQAEPTGANRDADQDAAAPQQELVDVYRHLVEMVRQQHEQGVASTLALLTAERRYASAVAELHQIHGEREEALRQLKVAVDLAERRSELMQHAAQSGEPASIDDQFDAAEQLTRAKQALVAAQQQMVANAEALEAQARAVEMQRRMGELQNQSAELRETNPKQPSSARQAEDMELLAALAADSKYQYLQQKKQSYEQYLADMKAMSGVGEHKFRQIQKQADAVSDQLAAYRAQFEAALRAKDLGGRTGSDPEGREIEAMPVVPERDQYGPESTMKQGNWNAEHEPSELDPKGWAVIADLRLGEHMPVLLPGDPRPRPHMKLVRMAANGHDGHFSALMSVVDPGTDSNGLAANLGGNPTRVVVRGEVCELRQLGPGLRPESALVLLRCVRGRTNTELEQALPNYITATMVLTRSTLRPGEQRQVARLEEQLQDTQRQSDRARLEAEHQRQVAEEQVREMRSRLEEQARQIEELTKQLKLQAPGDKPAQHDEPQAEADRPALEDLPEVANSKVYVVGTYNGPEDKPLVVRVTKTGEPLTVVLSSYYWQDWKLEVGEGVDLKRVIVAGYNEQRIDGVIDGLPEGVPLDVYTYFPTKHARNDIRRPDGVEDRAFFWAYKEHSPEYFDLADKLRQITGREIESFQGDYTAQSFEIK